From Triticum urartu cultivar G1812 chromosome 2, Tu2.1, whole genome shotgun sequence, a single genomic window includes:
- the LOC125539513 gene encoding acyclic sesquiterpene synthase-like has protein sequence MTATRGVISLPGSPLSPPSGRCPWSSGLPCGVLPMRPSRSLRPTVATVAKKRQLEVGENAASLQNRLLGVINGMYQKKVSETITKQQLQEPEPAPSSHDTAGVATAARLPLPASPQIQCFPTSSTNIHHQLSMLDVLEKIGISRHFAGEIKSVLDFTYSRWLQRDEEIMLDTETCAMAFRILRMNGYDVSSDSLSHLTEASVHLNDTRSLLELYKVSQVSTSKDELILDSIGSWSGRLLKEQLRSSKAQRTTPLLREVEHALDSPFYTTLDRLEHKMNIEKFDFMEHQMLCLPRQRNQDLLALGVMDFNTSQIVCQQELQHLESWVKDSRLNQLPFARQKLAYFYLSAAGTMLPGELSDARILWAKNGALTTVVDDFFDVGGSKNELENLTTLVEMWDKHEEIQYYSKHVEIVFSAIYNSVNQLGAKASAVQGRNVTKHFVDIWQDLMRNMMTEVEWRESGYIPTPEEYMENAVVTFALGPIVLPALYFIGPKITEYTVRDTEYNELFRLMSTCGRLLNDVQTYEREYIDGKINSVSLLVHQSGGSLTIPEARKELQEPIDTCRRDLLRLVLKEDSVMPRLCKELFWKMCKTCYFFYYQGDAFSSPDEKVGAVDAVIHEPLQLPLNLHPGLDLSCLHERKK, from the exons ATGACTGCGACAAGGGGCGTAATTAGTCTGCCGGGTTCTCCTCTCTCGCCGCCAAGTGGTCGCTGCCCCTGGTCCTCCGGCCTACCATGCGGGGTGCTGCCCATGCGGCCGAGCAGATCTCTCCGGCCTACCGTCGCCACAG TGGCCAAGAAAAGGCAGCTGGAAGTCGGAGAAAATGCTGCAAGTTTGCAAAACCGGCTG TTAGGAGTAATAAATGGCATGTATCAGAAGAAGGTTAGCGAGACTATAACGAAGCAGCAGCTCCAGGAACCCGAACCGGCGCCATCTTCCCATGACACGGCAGGGGTAGCTACGGCGGCGCGCTTGCCTTTGCCTGCCTCCCCTCAGATCCAATGTTTCCCAACGTCTTCGACAAATATACATCACCAACTATCCATGCTGGACGTCCTTGAAAAGATCGGAATATCCAGGCATTTTGCTGGTGAGATCAAGAGTGTCCTGGACTTCACTTACAG TCGTTGGTTGCAGAGAGATGAGGAGATCATGCTGGACACGGAGACATGTGCCATGGCATTTCGTATCCTAAGGATGAACGGATACGACGTCTCATCTG ATAGCTTATCACATCTTACTGAAGCCTCCGTTCATCTGAATGATACGAGATCTTTGTTAGAACTATACAAGGTTTCCCAAGTCAGTACCTCGAAAGACGAGTTGATTCTGGACAGTATAGGATCCTGGTCAGGTCGCCTACTGAAGGAACAACTGAGATCTAGTAAGGCACAAAGAACAACACCACTCCTAAGAGAG GTAGAACATGCTCTTGATAGCCCCTTCTACACTACGTTGGACCGCCTAGAGCATAAGATGAACATCGAGAAATTTGACTTTATGGAGCATCAGATGCTATGCTT GCCTCGGCAGAGAAATCAAGACCTGCTAGCTTTGGGTGTCATGGATTTCAATACAAGTCAAATTGTGTGCCAACAAGAGCTTCAACATCTCGAGAG TTGGGTGAAAGATAGCAGGTTAAACCAGTTACCTTTTGCACGACAAAAGTTAGCCTATTTCTACCTCTCTGCCGCCGGCACCATGTTGCCTGGAGAGTTATCCGATGCTCGGATTCTATGGGCCAAGAACGGTGCGCTTACGACGGTCGTTGACGACTTCTTCGACGTCGGGGGATCAAAAAATGAATTGGAGAATCTCACCACATTAGTTGAGAT GTGGGATAAGCACGAGGAAATTCAGTACTACTCCAAACATGTAGAGATTGTTTTTTCTGCAATCTACAACTCGGTGAACCAGCTTGGAGCAAAGGCTTCTGCTGTGCAGGGCCGCAATGTCACCAAACACTTTGTAGACATA TGGCAAGATTTGATGAGAAATATGATGACCGAGGTGGAATGGAGAGAGAGCGGATATATTCCAACACCAGAGGAGTACATGGAGAACGCGGTTGTTACGTTTGCATTAGGCCCCATTGTGCTCCCAGCACTCTACTTTATTGGGCCAAAGATTACGGAGTATACCGTCAGAGATACTGAGTATAACGAGCTATTCAGACTAATGAGCACTTGTGGGCGTCTCCTGAACGATGTCCAAACTTACGAG AGGGAGTACATCGATGGTAAAATAAATAGCGTATCTCTGCTCGTTCATCAGAGTGGTGGCTCGCTGACCATACCAGAGGCCAGGAAAGAGTTGCAGGAGCCCATAGACACATGTAGAAGAGACTTGTTGAGGTTGGTCCTCAAAGAAGACAGTGTCATGCCTAGACTATGCAAGGAGTTGTTTTGGAAAATGTGCAAGACATGCTACTTTTTTTACTACCAAGGAGACGCGTTCAGCTCGCCAGATGAGAAGGTTGGTGCGGTGGATGCGGTGATCCATGAGCCACTCCAGCTCCCCCTGAATCTACACCCTGGTCTCGACTTGTCCTGTCTGCATGAGAGAAAAAAATGA